One part of the Parabacteroides distasonis ATCC 8503 genome encodes these proteins:
- a CDS encoding PorP/SprF family type IX secretion system membrane protein, which produces MRRRLLSILILLCTCAGIVRAQYDARLSQYFMAKPYYNPAVAGATEDLNILALARLEMIGVHGAPKSFFITADMPLTLGKTNHGVGLVVFTEAIGLFQNTHVGAQYAYKYKLFGGVLSGGLQIGLVNQSFDGTKVIKVESEYHQETDAAIPVEQVSGMGLDMNFGIYYTHKRFYAGFGMTHITQPELQLDENAYTYIGRSLNLMGGYNIQLKNPLIELQPSVFLLTDMQSFHADITARLEYNKMFNGGFSYRVNESVGIMFGVKLGRFHAGYAFDFPTTALGRASSGSHELCVKYALKLNKTKTGKNRHKSVRIL; this is translated from the coding sequence ATGAGAAGACGTCTTCTTTCGATCCTGATCCTTTTGTGTACTTGTGCGGGAATCGTACGGGCGCAATATGACGCACGCTTAAGTCAATACTTCATGGCGAAACCGTATTATAACCCGGCCGTGGCCGGAGCTACGGAGGACTTGAATATATTGGCTCTCGCCCGCTTGGAAATGATCGGCGTACATGGGGCACCCAAGTCGTTCTTCATTACCGCGGATATGCCACTCACTTTAGGCAAGACGAATCATGGTGTCGGATTGGTTGTATTTACCGAGGCGATCGGACTTTTCCAGAATACACATGTAGGGGCGCAATACGCCTATAAGTATAAATTATTCGGGGGAGTCTTGAGCGGCGGTCTGCAAATCGGCTTAGTCAACCAATCGTTCGACGGAACCAAGGTGATAAAGGTTGAGTCCGAATACCATCAAGAGACCGACGCAGCCATCCCCGTAGAGCAGGTCAGCGGCATGGGGTTGGATATGAACTTCGGTATTTACTATACCCATAAACGGTTTTACGCCGGGTTTGGCATGACGCATATCACCCAACCGGAGCTTCAACTGGACGAGAACGCCTATACCTATATAGGTCGTTCACTTAATTTAATGGGTGGATACAATATTCAATTAAAGAATCCGTTGATAGAATTACAGCCCTCGGTGTTCTTGCTGACAGACATGCAAAGTTTTCATGCGGATATTACCGCTAGGCTGGAATATAATAAGATGTTTAATGGTGGTTTTTCCTATCGGGTGAATGAATCGGTGGGCATCATGTTCGGCGTAAAGCTAGGTCGTTTCCATGCGGGTTACGCCTTTGATTTTCCGACCACGGCCTTAGGCCGGGCAAGTAGCGGTAGCCACGAGCTATGTGTCAAGTATGCCTTAAAGCTGAACAAGACGAAGACAGGGAAAAATAGACATAAAAGTGTACGTATATTATAG
- a CDS encoding SUMF1/EgtB/PvdO family nonheme iron enzyme: protein MKKVLLVLVTVALLTSCGKSLRSAGGEVTGVRSVAFNEPAPYGMVLVKRGSFEMGPADKDSLWGIMPETKGVSFDAFWMDQTEVTNAKYRQFVYYVRDSIIRERLADPAYGGNDLFKITEDRYGEPVTPHLDWNRPIPWRRANEDEQRAIESVYYTNPVTGEKGLDPKQMIYKYEWYDYTAAALRKNQLNPADRVRNTDIQVDPNEVVMISKDTAYIDDEGRVINETITRPLSSEWDFLNTRIVNIYPDENCWVNDFKNAYNEPYTRMYFSHPGYDDYPVVGVSWEQATAFCVWRTNLYKESLSLPPGQLVEPFRLPSEGEWEYAARTGKNENKFPWSTDELQDSKGCFLGNFKPGKGNYTEDGHLITSRVGSFAPNEFGLYDMAGNVAEWTSTSYSESGPSQMSDMNPDLRYNAAKNDPYAMKKKVVRGGSWKDVSQFIRSDMRTFEFQNESRSYIGFRCARTQIGFSRSKGKK, encoded by the coding sequence ATGAAAAAAGTATTATTAGTACTTGTAACGGTAGCCTTGCTTACCTCCTGCGGTAAATCTCTCCGGAGTGCCGGCGGTGAGGTGACAGGTGTCAGATCGGTAGCGTTCAATGAACCAGCGCCGTATGGAATGGTCTTGGTTAAAAGAGGTTCGTTCGAGATGGGTCCCGCCGACAAGGATTCCTTGTGGGGAATCATGCCGGAGACGAAAGGGGTCTCTTTCGACGCGTTCTGGATGGATCAGACAGAGGTAACGAACGCCAAATATCGCCAGTTCGTTTATTATGTGAGAGACTCTATTATCCGTGAACGCTTGGCGGACCCGGCTTATGGAGGCAACGATCTGTTCAAGATCACGGAAGACCGTTACGGGGAACCTGTCACTCCGCATTTGGACTGGAACCGTCCGATTCCTTGGAGACGGGCGAACGAGGATGAGCAACGTGCGATAGAAAGTGTCTATTACACGAATCCCGTTACCGGAGAGAAAGGTTTGGACCCTAAACAAATGATCTATAAATACGAGTGGTACGACTATACCGCCGCCGCTCTCCGCAAGAATCAATTGAACCCGGCGGACCGGGTTCGTAATACGGATATTCAGGTAGATCCGAACGAGGTAGTCATGATCTCCAAGGACACCGCTTACATCGATGATGAAGGACGTGTAATCAACGAGACGATCACCCGCCCGTTAAGCAGTGAATGGGATTTCTTGAATACCCGTATCGTCAATATCTACCCAGACGAGAATTGCTGGGTGAACGATTTCAAGAATGCGTACAACGAGCCATATACCCGTATGTATTTCTCTCATCCGGGTTACGATGATTATCCCGTAGTCGGTGTTTCTTGGGAACAAGCGACTGCCTTCTGCGTATGGCGTACGAATTTATACAAAGAATCCTTGAGCTTGCCACCGGGACAATTGGTAGAGCCGTTCCGCCTTCCATCCGAGGGAGAATGGGAATATGCCGCCCGCACGGGTAAGAACGAGAATAAGTTCCCTTGGTCTACCGACGAGCTTCAAGACAGCAAAGGCTGTTTCTTGGGTAACTTCAAGCCGGGTAAAGGTAATTATACGGAAGATGGCCATTTGATTACGTCTCGTGTAGGCTCTTTCGCCCCGAATGAGTTCGGGCTATACGATATGGCAGGAAACGTGGCGGAATGGACCTCAACGTCTTACTCCGAGTCTGGCCCGAGCCAAATGAGCGACATGAACCCGGATCTGCGTTACAACGCCGCCAAGAACGATCCCTACGCCATGAAAAAGAAAGTAGTGCGAGGGGGTTCATGGAAAGATGTCTCACAATTTATCCGTTCGGACATGCGTACTTTCGAGTTCCAGAACGAGAGCCGTTCTTACATCGGTTTCCGTTGCGCACGTACCCAAATAGGATTCTCTCGCTCCAAGGGAAAGAAATAA
- a CDS encoding cob(I)yrinic acid a,c-diamide adenosyltransferase: MKKSIIYTRTGDKGTTSLVGGQRVSKAHDRIESYGTVDELNSFIGLLITALNDEKDTDFLSFIQHKLFTIGSYLATDQATTELKIESKVTPESIERIEREIDRLDNELPKMHAFILPGGCRSAALAHVCRTVCRRAERQIYRLAENCPVEEPVLIFMNRLSDYFFVLARKECINNNGKEIIWDYTCV; this comes from the coding sequence ATGAAGAAGAGTATTATCTATACCAGAACAGGCGATAAAGGAACCACTTCACTGGTAGGTGGACAACGCGTGTCGAAAGCGCACGATCGGATCGAGAGCTATGGCACCGTAGATGAGCTGAACTCCTTTATCGGATTATTAATCACGGCCTTGAATGATGAGAAAGATACTGATTTCTTATCATTCATCCAGCATAAGCTATTCACGATCGGTTCTTACCTAGCCACGGATCAAGCGACCACGGAATTGAAAATCGAGAGCAAGGTAACGCCCGAGAGCATCGAGCGTATCGAGCGGGAGATAGACCGTCTGGATAACGAGCTGCCGAAAATGCATGCGTTCATCCTACCGGGAGGATGCCGCTCGGCCGCCCTCGCACATGTTTGCCGCACCGTTTGCCGTCGTGCCGAGCGACAAATCTATCGCTTGGCCGAGAATTGCCCCGTTGAGGAGCCTGTATTGATATTTATGAACCGTTTATCGGATTATTTCTTCGTTCTGGCACGAAAAGAATGCATAAATAATAACGGTAAAGAAATTATTTGGGATTATACTTGCGTATAA
- the gldN gene encoding gliding motility protein GldN — protein MKHLYYIAALAATFLTAMPLHAQEEVENEATQQQQTRRRSPQASRGERNDKKDTGLPELTVRAQDMNERLTQEIGNARWMRIIYRQVDLMKEQNAPLYYPTRPMNGQMNLFSVIFQLLGENKIKAYEYLDGYEEFDEAHLINFKDLLDRFYILYEEIPGRAGEEPTFVINESDIPAADVRSYYVKEAWYFDQNNSAFDVKILAICPILTSTGDMGETTMPMFWLPYENIRPYISNSYIMTSNMNNAMTFTMDDYFRRRMFEGDIIKTQNLMNLPLQAYCPTPDSLKNEQARIEDQLTGFEKSLWYQPDTTQVAVDSKAAKKAAKRSARKDKGSTKEAAPEKAAKVKAPKAEKSAPVRSVRRRR, from the coding sequence ATGAAACATCTGTATTACATAGCCGCTTTGGCCGCCACTTTTTTAACAGCGATGCCTCTTCACGCGCAAGAAGAAGTTGAGAACGAAGCTACGCAGCAACAACAAACGCGTCGCCGTTCGCCTCAAGCCAGCCGTGGGGAAAGAAACGATAAGAAAGATACCGGTTTACCCGAACTGACCGTACGGGCCCAAGATATGAACGAGCGTTTAACGCAAGAGATCGGGAACGCTCGCTGGATGCGTATTATCTACCGGCAGGTGGACTTGATGAAAGAACAGAACGCTCCGCTTTATTACCCGACCCGCCCGATGAACGGACAGATGAATCTTTTCTCCGTAATCTTCCAGCTTTTAGGAGAGAACAAGATCAAGGCCTATGAATATCTGGACGGATACGAGGAGTTTGACGAAGCCCATTTGATCAACTTCAAGGATTTGCTGGATCGCTTCTACATCCTTTATGAGGAGATACCGGGGAGAGCGGGTGAGGAACCGACTTTCGTAATCAATGAAAGCGATATACCTGCAGCCGACGTACGGTCTTACTATGTAAAAGAAGCATGGTATTTCGACCAGAATAATTCCGCTTTTGATGTCAAGATATTGGCGATTTGCCCGATCCTTACCTCTACAGGTGATATGGGAGAGACAACCATGCCTATGTTCTGGCTTCCTTACGAGAATATACGTCCGTATATCAGCAATTCATACATCATGACGTCTAATATGAATAACGCCATGACTTTTACGATGGACGACTATTTCCGTCGCCGGATGTTCGAGGGGGATATCATCAAGACCCAAAACTTGATGAATCTGCCATTGCAGGCGTATTGCCCGACACCGGATTCCTTAAAGAACGAGCAAGCTCGTATCGAAGATCAACTGACGGGCTTTGAGAAATCACTCTGGTATCAACCGGATACGACTCAAGTAGCGGTAGACAGCAAAGCCGCAAAGAAAGCAGCCAAGAGAAGTGCCCGGAAAGACAAAGGCTCCACCAAGGAGGCCGCTCCAGAGAAAGCTGCTAAAGTAAAAGCGCCGAAAGCAGAGAAATCCGCCCCTGTGCGCAGTGTACGACGCAGAAGATAA
- a CDS encoding O-methyltransferase produces the protein MQILPKVNTLRKGSLLYRSIRYRKGFGVHSPFVFNLITKVIEEKCSYYSFYDIELLRKQLLFREGEITYPDRQNKGKRKTRSISEIVKRESIRPKHGALLFRLTNYFKSKNILQIGTTMGLSTLYLTSYATGLKCIALENVPEFATIARQAFAKEGRNPVDLRIGNYKDLLPQALNDINSLDFVFFNTLYEQHNNLWLFNECMKYAHNDTVFVFEGIKASRKMRELWEEICACPEVTVTLDLYSLGIVLFNKKLHKRDYIVYF, from the coding sequence ATGCAAATACTACCAAAGGTTAATACATTACGAAAAGGATCGCTCTTGTACCGCAGCATCCGTTACCGTAAAGGATTCGGAGTACATTCGCCTTTCGTTTTTAACCTCATCACGAAGGTCATCGAGGAAAAATGCTCTTATTATAGTTTCTATGATATAGAGCTTTTACGTAAGCAGTTATTATTCAGGGAAGGAGAGATCACCTATCCAGACCGGCAGAACAAAGGGAAACGAAAGACCCGTTCCATCAGCGAGATCGTAAAACGGGAATCCATCCGGCCCAAGCATGGCGCCTTATTATTCCGTTTAACAAACTATTTCAAGTCCAAGAATATCCTCCAGATAGGAACCACGATGGGGCTGTCTACCTTATATCTAACCTCCTATGCCACGGGATTGAAATGTATCGCCTTGGAAAATGTACCGGAATTCGCCACGATTGCCCGTCAAGCATTCGCTAAAGAGGGACGTAATCCCGTCGATTTGCGTATCGGTAATTATAAGGACTTGCTTCCCCAAGCCTTAAATGACATAAATAGCTTAGATTTTGTTTTTTTCAACACTTTATATGAACAACATAACAACCTCTGGCTGTTTAATGAATGTATGAAATACGCGCACAACGATACGGTATTCGTTTTTGAGGGAATCAAGGCGAGCCGTAAGATGCGTGAACTTTGGGAAGAGATCTGCGCATGTCCGGAAGTGACGGTCACCTTAGATCTTTACTCGCTAGGGATTGTCTTATTCAACAAGAAATTGCACAAACGAGATTATATTGTTTATTTTTAG
- the gldM gene encoding gliding motility protein GldM, with the protein MAGISNNPNSPRQRMINLMYLVFIAMMALNVSSEVLDGFELVEGSLRTSIDNSSRRNKIVADEMEAYYQENPQKVGEWALKAREVKRASDSLYTYIQDLKIRIAKVADGENANVNSIEHKDDLEAASRVMLSPVSGEGKKLRAEIDKYRIWMGGFIEDSAKTAVLEANLSTTPPHKAGINTRTWEEALFENMPVAAAVTLLTKMQSDVRYAEGEVLSNLLNSVDVGDYRVNQITAQVIPESQIVMRGSQYKANIVLSAVDSTKRPTIYVNGKELPYENKGVFTVNTGAAGTFPIKGYIEMPNSDGSIMRRDFESEYFVTEPTATVAPTLMNVLYAGIANPMRIAVPGVPSGNVTATMTNGTLTRSKDGWEARPSKVGTEAVITVNARMADGRNIEMAKTTFRVRALPDPLPYIEYKDQNGNVRKFKGGMIAKRSLVEADGILAAIDDDLLNVKYTVLRFELTFFDSMGNAIPEVAEGTNFSQRQKNYIRNLSKGKRFYITRVVAKGPDGIERTIPTIEVIVN; encoded by the coding sequence ATGGCAGGAATATCAAATAATCCCAATTCTCCCCGTCAGCGGATGATCAACCTGATGTATCTGGTGTTCATCGCCATGATGGCACTGAATGTGTCGTCGGAGGTGCTGGATGGTTTTGAGTTGGTGGAAGGTAGCTTGCGAACCTCTATCGATAACTCCTCCCGCCGAAACAAGATCGTAGCGGACGAGATGGAAGCTTATTACCAAGAGAATCCCCAGAAAGTGGGTGAGTGGGCATTGAAGGCCCGTGAGGTGAAAAGAGCCTCAGATAGCCTCTATACGTATATACAAGATTTAAAGATCCGTATCGCTAAGGTAGCTGATGGCGAGAATGCCAACGTAAACAGCATCGAGCATAAGGATGATTTGGAAGCCGCCTCCCGTGTAATGCTCTCTCCTGTAAGCGGAGAAGGTAAAAAGCTGAGAGCGGAAATTGATAAGTATCGTATCTGGATGGGCGGCTTTATCGAAGATTCGGCGAAGACTGCCGTATTGGAGGCGAACCTAAGCACGACTCCCCCTCATAAAGCGGGGATCAATACCCGTACTTGGGAAGAGGCTTTGTTCGAGAATATGCCGGTAGCGGCGGCTGTTACCCTGTTAACAAAAATGCAAAGTGACGTTCGCTACGCCGAAGGTGAGGTCTTATCGAACTTATTGAATAGCGTAGACGTTGGCGATTACCGCGTGAACCAGATCACGGCGCAAGTAATACCGGAAAGCCAGATCGTAATGCGAGGAAGCCAGTACAAGGCGAATATCGTATTATCGGCGGTAGACTCCACGAAACGTCCTACGATCTATGTAAATGGAAAAGAATTACCTTACGAGAATAAAGGAGTCTTCACGGTGAATACCGGAGCTGCCGGGACATTCCCGATCAAAGGTTATATCGAGATGCCGAATAGCGACGGCAGCATCATGCGCCGGGATTTCGAGAGTGAGTATTTCGTGACCGAGCCGACAGCTACCGTGGCCCCGACATTGATGAACGTATTATATGCCGGTATCGCCAACCCGATGCGTATCGCCGTCCCGGGTGTACCGAGCGGTAATGTGACAGCTACCATGACGAACGGCACATTAACCCGCAGCAAGGATGGTTGGGAAGCCCGCCCGTCTAAAGTAGGAACGGAAGCCGTGATCACGGTAAACGCTCGTATGGCGGATGGCCGGAACATAGAGATGGCAAAGACTACCTTCCGCGTGCGTGCCCTCCCCGATCCCCTACCTTATATCGAGTATAAGGATCAAAACGGTAACGTCCGTAAGTTCAAGGGAGGTATGATCGCCAAACGTAGCTTGGTAGAGGCTGACGGTATTCTGGCCGCTATCGACGATGATTTGCTAAATGTAAAATATACGGTATTACGTTTTGAGCTGACTTTCTTCGACTCCATGGGTAACGCTATCCCGGAAGTGGCCGAAGGAACCAACTTCTCGCAACGTCAGAAAAACTATATCCGCAATTTAAGTAAGGGTAAACGTTTTTATATCACCCGTGTAGTCGCAAAAGGTCCGGACGGTATCGAACGTACCATACCGACTATCGAAGTAATCGTAAATTAA
- a CDS encoding DUF2795 domain-containing protein, whose product MYWTLELASKLEDAPWPATKDELIDYAQRSGAPLEVIENLQEMEDEGEIYECMEDIWPDYPSKEDFFFNEEEY is encoded by the coding sequence ATGTATTGGACATTAGAGTTAGCTTCAAAATTGGAAGACGCACCCTGGCCTGCGACTAAGGATGAACTTATTGACTATGCACAACGTTCTGGTGCGCCATTAGAAGTGATTGAGAATTTGCAGGAAATGGAAGATGAAGGCGAGATTTACGAATGCATGGAAGACATCTGGCCGGATTATCCAAGTAAAGAAGACTTCTTCTTCAACGAGGAAGAATACTAG
- the gldL gene encoding gliding motility protein GldL, whose amino-acid sequence MGKYRRYKNRLEMFLSSERGKRVLNFLYSWGASIVILGALFKLLHIPYANQILFVAMITESIVFFISAFEHPNKEYHWEDVFPVLKSKNPMDRPDFTGTPISTMINSTDNVEDDEIAGGINIGSAASKANAQRGGSLNIAGNLDVTEEDTKNLSESIKKLSGAAEQISKMAELTEATQKYLEQLSGMSENMERFSQVTHSLTNVSDTLLNSYKSITDNSDGISQNSRGYVHQMEQLNRNVSGLNTIYEIQLKSISSQIESIEHINSGLNRIREMYDGSVVDSSVFRNETEKMTRQLAELNQVYSRLLQAMTVNMGYQQPAQPQQQPQQPMYQQPQQPGYQQQYQQPYGYQQPQQAPYTNNPMK is encoded by the coding sequence ATGGGAAAATATAGAAGATATAAAAACAGACTGGAGATGTTCCTATCCAGCGAAAGAGGAAAACGAGTATTGAACTTCCTGTATAGTTGGGGTGCGTCCATCGTAATCCTCGGTGCGTTGTTTAAGTTATTACATATACCATACGCTAACCAGATCCTGTTCGTGGCGATGATCACCGAATCTATCGTATTCTTTATCTCGGCGTTCGAGCATCCGAACAAGGAATATCATTGGGAAGATGTTTTCCCCGTATTGAAATCAAAGAACCCGATGGATCGTCCGGATTTTACCGGTACGCCGATCTCAACCATGATCAATTCTACGGATAATGTAGAAGACGATGAGATAGCCGGGGGAATAAATATCGGTTCGGCAGCGTCTAAGGCGAACGCGCAAAGAGGTGGTTCCTTGAATATCGCAGGTAATCTGGACGTGACGGAAGAAGATACCAAGAACTTATCCGAGAGCATCAAGAAATTAAGCGGAGCGGCCGAGCAAATCTCCAAAATGGCGGAATTGACGGAAGCTACCCAAAAATATCTGGAGCAATTATCTGGCATGTCTGAGAACATGGAGCGTTTCAGCCAAGTGACTCATTCGCTTACGAACGTATCCGATACGCTGTTGAACTCTTATAAGAGTATCACGGATAATTCCGATGGCATCAGCCAGAACTCCCGTGGTTACGTACACCAGATGGAACAATTGAATCGTAATGTGTCCGGATTGAATACGATCTATGAGATCCAGTTGAAGAGCATCAGCTCGCAGATCGAATCTATCGAACACATCAATAGTGGCTTGAATCGTATCCGTGAGATGTATGACGGATCAGTGGTAGATAGTTCCGTATTCCGTAACGAGACGGAAAAGATGACTCGCCAACTGGCCGAATTGAACCAAGTATACAGTCGTTTATTGCAAGCGATGACCGTGAATATGGGCTACCAACAACCGGCGCAGCCGCAACAACAACCTCAACAACCGATGTATCAGCAGCCACAACAGCCCGGTTACCAACAGCAATATCAGCAACCCTATGGTTACCAACAGCCACAACAGGCTCCGTATACAAACAACCCAATGAAGTAA
- a CDS encoding DUF418 domain-containing protein, with protein sequence MQQTTISKPPRVEVVDALRGFAVLAILLVHHVEHFIYPVYPDPVTLPGWLNVLNEGVFTVVFGLFAGKSYSIFALLFGFTFYIQYSNQQAKGKDFGYRFLWRMLLLTLFATLNAAFYPAGDVLLLYAIVGVVLFIVRKWSDKAVLITAVIFLLQPVEWYHYIASLFNPDYQLPNLGVGAMYAEMAEHTKRGDLWNFIWQNVTLGQKASLLWAVGAGRYVQTCGLFMLGMLIGRRKLFISSEENSRFWIKTLIITAIAFGPLYQLKVLLMDTADSAIVRQTAGVVLDMWQKFAFTFVLVSSFVLLYQWEGFRRFTSVLRSYGKMSLTNYVSQSFFGALIYFPIGLNLAPYCGYTVSMFIGIVFFFLQVRFCKWWAERHKHGPLEGIWHKWTWVGYK encoded by the coding sequence ATGCAACAAACGACAATCTCTAAGCCGCCTCGTGTAGAGGTGGTGGATGCGCTACGTGGATTCGCTGTCTTGGCCATCTTATTGGTGCATCATGTGGAACATTTTATCTATCCGGTCTATCCGGACCCGGTTACGCTTCCGGGATGGTTGAACGTATTGAATGAAGGTGTATTCACGGTGGTGTTCGGCTTGTTCGCCGGGAAATCATATTCCATCTTTGCCTTGTTATTCGGCTTTACCTTTTATATACAGTATTCGAACCAGCAGGCGAAGGGGAAGGACTTCGGTTACCGTTTTCTTTGGCGGATGTTGTTGCTGACGCTCTTTGCTACGTTGAACGCCGCTTTCTATCCGGCAGGCGATGTGCTGTTGCTGTATGCGATCGTGGGCGTTGTTTTGTTTATCGTGCGTAAATGGAGCGATAAGGCTGTCTTGATAACGGCTGTTATCTTTTTATTACAGCCGGTGGAGTGGTATCATTACATCGCTAGCCTGTTTAATCCGGATTATCAATTACCTAATTTAGGGGTAGGAGCGATGTACGCTGAAATGGCGGAGCATACGAAGCGGGGCGATTTATGGAATTTCATCTGGCAGAACGTGACGTTGGGACAAAAGGCTAGTTTACTCTGGGCCGTTGGTGCCGGCCGGTATGTACAGACCTGCGGGTTGTTTATGCTGGGAATGTTGATCGGGCGCAGGAAGCTATTTATCTCCTCGGAGGAGAATTCCCGTTTTTGGATAAAGACTTTGATAATTACCGCAATTGCTTTCGGTCCTTTATACCAACTGAAAGTATTGTTGATGGATACGGCGGATAGCGCTATCGTGCGTCAGACAGCCGGGGTCGTCCTTGATATGTGGCAGAAATTCGCTTTCACGTTTGTATTGGTCTCCTCTTTCGTGTTACTGTACCAATGGGAGGGCTTTAGGCGTTTCACTTCCGTCTTGCGCTCGTATGGGAAGATGAGTTTGACGAATTACGTGTCGCAATCCTTTTTCGGTGCGTTGATCTATTTCCCGATCGGCTTGAATTTGGCTCCTTACTGCGGTTATACGGTCAGTATGTTCATCGGTATCGTCTTTTTCTTCTTGCAAGTACGCTTCTGTAAATGGTGGGCAGAAAGACATAAACATGGGCCGTTGGAAGGTATTTGGCATAAATGGACATGGGTAGGTTATAAGTAG